The Lycium barbarum isolate Lr01 chromosome 12, ASM1917538v2, whole genome shotgun sequence genome includes a region encoding these proteins:
- the LOC132621596 gene encoding probable pectin methylesterase CGR2 codes for MSRRPGNPTRRFAGGGSLGGIFHPKSRPTPLLPTVLLILGAVLVVGYFYRGSGTSGSSALSRLEGEFTCTSELQLAIPYLKQAYGDSMRKVLHVGPDTCSVVSKLLKEEETEAWGVEPYDVEDVDANCKNLIRRGIVRVADIKFPLPYRPKSFALVIVSDAVDYLSPRYLNKTIPELARVSADGLVIVTGYPGHSRAKVAELSKFGRPAKMRSSSWWARFFVQTSLQENDAAIKKFDKAAASDGYKSRCQIFHVKSFH; via the exons ATGTCTAGAAGGCCCGGAAACCCCACACGGCGCTTTGCTGGTGGTGGAAGCCTCGGGggcatttttcatccaaaatcgCGCCCTACTCCTTTATTACCTACAGTACTTCTCATTCTT GGTGCTGTCCTTGTTGTTGGCTATTTCTATCGAGGCTcag GTACATCTGGAAGTTCAGCACTCAGCAGGCTTGAAG GTGAATTTACCTGCACTTCGGAGCTTCAGCTGGCTATACCTTATCTAAAGCAGGCATATGGTGACAGCATGCGCAAAGTTTTGCACGTTGGACCTGATACTTGTTCTGTGGTGTCCAAACtattaaaagaagaagaaactgaAGCATGGGGTGTTGAACCTTATGATGTTGAGGATGTTGATGCAAACTGCAAGAACCTTATCCGCAGAGGAATAGTACGTGTGGCAGACATCAAATTCCCATTACCCTACAGGCCAAAATCATTTGCTCTTGTTATCGTGTCGGATGCGGTAGATTACTTATCTCCTAGATACCTAAACAAGACTATTCCAGAGTTAGCAAGGGTGTCAGCCGATGGTCTAGTCATTGTTACAG GTTACCCTGGTCACTCCAGAGCTAAAGTTGCCGAGCTATCGAAGTTTGGACGCCCT GCAAAAATGCGGAGCTCATCTTGGTGGGCACGCTTCTTTGTCCAGACCAGCCTACAAGAGAACGATGCTGCAATCAAAAAGTTTGACAAGGCTGCAGCTAGTGATGGATACAAGTCTAGGTGTCAGATTTTCCAtgttaaatcatttcattaa